AAAGAAAACGCCGAGAGCGACCAGAAGATGCATATCCAAGGATCGAAGACCAGATCGAAGGGTCCTCTGTGGGTCCACGGAAATTCAAACTAAAAGATCTGAGAAAAGCAACAGGCAACTTTAACCCGAGAAACAAGCTCGGAAAAGGAGGCTTTGGAACAGTCTACAAGGGATTCTTGGCAAATAAGCTGGAGGTAGCTGTCAAGAGAGTCTCAAAGGATTCGAGTCAAGGTAAGCAAGAATTTATAGCAGAAGTCACAACCATCGGTAGCCTCCATCACAAAAATCTTGTGAAATTGATTGGATGGTGCTATGAAAGGCGTGAGCTCCTCCTTGTGTACGAGTTCATGCCAAATGGTAGCCTGGACAAGTTCATATATGGTGATGAGAATTTAGGCATGGGGGAACAAAATCTCAGCTGGGAGAAAAGGCACATCATAATATATGGGGTAGCTCAAGCGCTGGATTATCTTCATAATGGATGTGCAAAGAGAGTGCTGCATCGCGACATAAAACCCAGCAACATAATGTTAGACTCGGACTTCAATGCAAGGCTGGGAGATTTCGGACTCGCACGCACCGTTCAACAAAGCGGAAAAACTCACCACACAACAAAAGAAATTGCAGGAACGCCGGGTTATATGGCTCCAGAAACTTTTCTTGTTGGTAGAGCAACTGTTGAAACAGATATTTATGCATTTGGTGTTCTTGTCCTAGAAGTTGTCTGTGGAAGAAAGCCTGGAAAACAGAATGAGGACAATGATTACAACAACGGCATCGTGTATTGGCTATGGGAACTTCACAAGAGAGAAGGGATCCTTGATGCAGTTGATCCCAGATTGGACGGGAAATTTGACGAGGAAGGAATGAAGCGGATGCTTGTATTGGGGTTGGCTTGCTGCCATCCAAATCCACATCACAGACCCTCCATGAAAATAGTTTTGCAGGTAATCATAGGGGAAGCGCCTTTGCCACCGGTGCCTAATGAAAGACCTGCTTTTGTGTGGCCTGCCATGCCCCCATCATTCAAACAGGACGCGGATGATGTCTCTCTTATTGGAAGCCAACTCAGTCCATTCACACAACTCGCTGGGAGATGAATCATGCCAAGCTTTAGACTCACCATACTCCTTTCAACAATCTCCACAAACTCATTGTCATTCATCACCTGGCATGCCTCAATGGCCGCCATAATACATCTCCCTTTCCTGCTCAAACTTATCCTGAATTTCTGGAATCCCCTTGTTCTCTACTATGAAGGCACTATCATCCAACGAACACCCACCCTGGCCACTCTGTTATTTCTGTCTTGTAAATAGGTCCCAAGTTTTCATGTAAGAAAAACAAGGTCATAGTAGGTCAATTTGATGTTCAATTCTGAATGCAATGACCCTGTCGTTTTACTATAGGAAACGACAAAATGGTCGAGTATGATGATTTCGTGCATGTGGGGTTGATGCTGATTCTGCATTTGGTTGTGTATTATTGAGTGGCTGAAGAGCGTACCTGTAGATTGGATGAGTACGAGTGCATGCCTTCAATACAAAAACATTACTGCTGTAATACTGTAATAGTAACGAATGAAAACATCATTTACAGATCTTATTATATCTgttggagaaatattttagcataaaaattagtaaatattgaCGCAATTGATATAATATGGTAGATTGTAAAGAGTAAAAGTTGTCTAGCTAGTTAACTATCGAGTGGTGAAGTGTATATTCTTGAAAGTGGGCTTTGGATATTATTCCCTATGTTAGTGGGCCTTATAAGTGGGGTGTCTTTAACCTGGAT
This genomic interval from Juglans regia cultivar Chandler chromosome 3, Walnut 2.0, whole genome shotgun sequence contains the following:
- the LOC109011948 gene encoding probable L-type lectin-domain containing receptor kinase S.5 is translated as MGRKKFSQVVESLFLAILLCGALTQVGCFNFSSFPVETDKELILSKHSRLFLDSIQVTPDVIGENLANFSGRVFYKKPFRLWSKSKGVTASFNTTFVLRINPVTSPGGEGLAFILTADTTLPEASQGQWLGIVNATTNGSSQAEVVAVEFDTRKSYPEDLDENHVGLDVNSIYSIEQVSLTGYGVDLSSNSNVRARVEYDGKTKYIVVSISNATGELKPVISLPLNLSDHLPERVSVGFSASTGIYTELNCIRSWEFSMEDIGDENQERLWVWITVPAVVVLLLIGILVYLYLQRKRRERPEDAYPRIEDQIEGSSVGPRKFKLKDLRKATGNFNPRNKLGKGGFGTVYKGFLANKLEVAVKRVSKDSSQGKQEFIAEVTTIGSLHHKNLVKLIGWCYERRELLLVYEFMPNGSLDKFIYGDENLGMGEQNLSWEKRHIIIYGVAQALDYLHNGCAKRVLHRDIKPSNIMLDSDFNARLGDFGLARTVQQSGKTHHTTKEIAGTPGYMAPETFLVGRATVETDIYAFGVLVLEVVCGRKPGKQNEDNDYNNGIVYWLWELHKREGILDAVDPRLDGKFDEEGMKRMLVLGLACCHPNPHHRPSMKIVLQVIIGEAPLPPVPNERPAFVWPAMPPSFKQDADDVSLIGSQLSPFTQLAGR